Genomic segment of Xanthobacter dioxanivorans:
CTGAAATCATCGGTGCGCCTAAGGGCGCGCTGGAGGCCAGCCATGCATTCACCTCCCCGCCAATCTACCACTCGAGAGTAGGTGTAGACTTTAAAGTTGCAAATCCATGAACCCCGGAGGCGTCACGGAGAAATTCGGATCGTTTCGCTCTTTCATTTGCCAGCAAAACAGCCATGAGGCGGCGGACAGTGAAGGTTGATTGCGGCCGATATTTGCCCGAATGGTAGGTAGCCGGCAGCGCGGCGGGGCAGGCGCGCGCCGGCCTCGCCCGCCGCCGGGCATCGACGACGATGCGAACGGCCACGTTCTCAGGCATGCTGGTGCGGTACCCTACGGGAGGAGGCGATCCATGTTCGACCCCACGACCCTGACCGGCATTCACACCTGGATCAGCCTGTTCGCCATCGCCGCGGGCATCCCGGCGCTGGCCGGGCTGATCCGCGGCGAAGCGCCCACTTTGTGGCAGGGACTCTTCCTGATCCTCGCCTTTCTCACCAGCGCAACGGGCTTTCTCTTTCCTTTCAATGGGATACTGCCGTCGCACGTGGTCGGCGCCGTCGCGCTTCTGGTGCTCGTCCCCGCCGCTTATGCCTGGATCGGCCCGCATCTGGCCGGGCGGTGGCATTCGATTTATGCCGGAACCGTGGTCGCCAGCCTCTATTTCCTCGTCTTCGTCGCGGTCGCCCAGGCCTTTGCCAAGATTCCCGCCCTGAAGGCGGCGGCGCCGACCCAGAGCGAGCCCCCTTCGCGGTGGCGCAGGGCGTGGTGCTGCTGGTCTTCGTGGTGCTGGGCGTGGTTGCGGTCCGTGGCCGCGCCGCCACCCGGCGCGCCTGAGCCGGCGTCAGCGTCCCGGCGCGTGCCACCACGTCTCCGGCAGGGTGCCGTAGAGGGCCGGACGGGCCGGTCGCTCGATCCGGGTCCAGCGCGCGAGCCACTGGCCGGGCGTGTGGAACAGGGGCACCGCGTAGGCGCCGGAAATGAGCAGGCGGTCGAGGACCCGCGCGGCGGCGACGTAGTCGTCCTCGTCCTCGGCGGCGAGAAGGGCGGCGATGGCGGCGTCGATGGCGGGAGACTTCGCGCCCATATAGTTGCGCGTGCCCGGCGTGTCGGCAGCGGCGGCGCCGAAATAGAAGGCCTGCTCGTTGCCGGGCGACAGCGACTGGCCCCAGGCGAAGGGCACCATGTCGAAGTCGTAGGCGGAACGTCGCGCGTCGAACTGCACCGAATCCACGAACCGCACCTGCGCGGTGATGCCGGCGCGCTTCAGCTGGCTCGCATAGGCCAGCGCGAGGCGCTCCTGTTCGCGCGTCGCCACCATGATCTCGAAGGCGAACGGGGCGCCGCTGCCCTGTTGCACCAGGCCGCCTTTCCTTAATTCCCATCCCGCCGCTCCAAGCAGGTCGAGGGCGCTGCGCAGGCGCGCGCGGTCGCGACCGGAACCGTCGGAAACCGGGGGGCGGTAGGTACCGGCGAGCACGTCCGGCACCACGGATCCGGGGAAGGGAGCGAGAAGGGCCAATTCGCGCGCATCCGCCTTCCGGCCGGAACTGGCGAGCACCGAGCCCTCGAAGAAGCTGCCGGTACGTTGGTAAAGCCCATGATAGAAGCTGCGGTCGAGCCATTCGAAGTCGAAGAGCTCGATGAGCGCGCGGCGCACCCTCTCGCCGGAGAAGATCGGGCGGCGGGTGTTGAAGACGAAGGCGGAGTAAGGCTTGGGCGTGCCCGTGGGGATCACTTCCCTGACCACCTGGCCGGAGCGGGTGGCGGGAAAGTCGTACCCGGTCTCCCAGCGGCCGGGGTCGTATTCGAAGCGCGCGTCCACGAGCCCCTTCTTGAAGGCCTCGAACTCCGTGTTGACGTCGCGATAATAGGTGAAGCGCACCTGGTCGAAATTGTAGAGGCCGCGATTGAACGGCTCGTCGCGGCCCCAATAGTCCGCCCGGCGCTCCAGGGTGATGGCGGAGCCCGCCTCCACGGCGCCGACCTTGTAGGGACCGGAGCCGACGAGCGAGGTGAGGCTCGTCTCCTCGAAGCGGTCCCGGTCGATGGTCGAGCGGTCGAAGACCGGCATCAGGCCCATGATGAGCGCCAGCTCCCGGTCCGGTTCGGCGAAGGTGAAGCGCACGGTGGCGGCGTCCGGCGCCTCGGCGCGGGCCACCTTGGCATAGTAGAGCCGGTGATTCGGGCGTCCCATGTCCCGCATCAGGGCGAAGGAGAAGAGCACGTCCGCGCTGGTCACCGGCGCGCCGCTGGAGAAGCGGGCGCGGGGGTCGAGGGAAAATTCCACGAAGGAGCGCGGGCCGTCCGTCGTCACTGTGCGGGCGAGCAGCGGGTAGAGGGTGAACGGCTCGTCGAGGGAGCGCGCCATCAGGCTCTCGACCACGTAGCTGCGAATGAAGGTCGGTGCCGAGCCCTTGATGATGAACGGGTTCAGGCTGTCGAAGGTGCCGGTCATGGACAGTTCGAGGCGCCCGCCCTTCGGCGCATCCGCATTGGCGTAGGGCAGGGCGCTGAAGTCGGCCGGCAGGTCCGGCGCGCCGCGCATGGCGATGGACGGGGCGGAAACGGACGCCGAAGCCGCCGCGACCCCTGGCGCCTCGCCCGCCGGTTCCTGGGCTGCGGCCGGAAATCCCGGCAAAGCCAGCGGGAGGGCGAGCAGAAGCGACCGGAAGGTGCGCAACCGCCGGCGGTGCATCATCATCTCGTCGCCCTCCACGGCCACTGCGCTGCCGATGCCCGGCAGCGCTCCAGGCGCGAAGCCGCGCCCGGGGACGCAGGCTCCTGCCCGCAGACCACTCTAGGGCCGGATGCGCGCAGGTTGAATCGGCCAGAGCCGCGAATCCGCCGCCCGAGGCGGGAATGGAGGACGCTGGGTCCGATCAACCGGCAGTGCAACCTGCCCCCTTCACACCCTAGCTGGATGGGGTTCACGATTTGTGTGGACGGGCTTGGCCTTTCACCCCTAAGAGGTGCGCCTCCACCTGTTCCTTTCCGCGGAGCCTGCCGGCCTCTCCTTGGCCGCATTCGTGACGAAGGTAGTGCAGCATGCCGCACGGTCGGCTTCGGCCGGTGCCGTCACCTTCTCGCCGCAATTGGGCAGGAGAGAGCCGGTGTCCGAGGTGCGAGGGGGTTCCGCATGCGCGTGCCTTGATGGCATGGTCTGCGCCCGGCGGTTGAGACCACAGGAAAGGCCACAATGACCAAGACCCGATCCATCGCGCAGCTCTCGGCTGGAATTGCCGCCACGCTGCTCGCTGTGGCGTTCGCCGGGCCCGCATTCTCCCAGGCGCAGCCCGCGCAGGCCCCTGCCGCCAAGCCGGCGCCCGCCAAGCCGCCAGCCGCCGCGACGGCCAGGCCGCCTGCCGCTCCCGCCGGTGCCCCGGCTGCTCCAGGCGGCGGCGCCCCCGGCCAGGCCGCCGATGCCGGCGTGACATCGACGCCCTGGCAGAAGGTGTGCAACGACATCCCGGACGACAAGGATCCGAGCAAGAAGCGGCGCGGCTGCGCGCTCGCCTCGGTCATCATCGTGAACAACCAGCCGTACGCGCAGATCCAGCTGTCCGGCATCGAGGGCGCCGCCGAGCGGAGCCTCGAAATCTTCGTGCCGCAGGGCTTCATGCTCCAGCCCGGCATGCGCATGATGTTCGACACCCAGGCGGTGGCGCTGCCCTATACCATCTGCACGGTGCAGAGCGGGCCGATCTGCATCTCGCAGACCATCGTGAATGCCGAGTTCATCAGCAAGATGAAGTCGGCCAAGTCGGTGTTCCTGGAAATGCGGAACCCGCAGCAGCGCGACGTGCGCCTGCCCATCTCCAACGCCGATTTCGGCAAGGTGTATGACGGCCCCGGCATGGACGCCGCAGTGGCTCAGGAGCTTCAGCGCAAGCGTATGGAAGCGGCCCAGGCCGCCCAGGCCTCGCAACAGAAGGATCCCGAGCAGGCCAAGAAGGACCAGGACACCGCTGCGGCGATCATGAAGTCCTGGCAGGGCAAGCAGAACGCCCAGTGATGCCGGCGCGGCGCTTCCGAGGGCGCGTCGCAGATTGGAAAGCTCTGGAAAACAAAAGGGCCGGCGCATCGCCGGCCCTTTTCATTCCAATGGGACCCACGTCCGGAACGCGCGCCCGGGCCGCATAAGCTCGTGTCAGTTGACCAGGCCGGGCCGCACCCGCCAGCCGCCGGAACCGTCCGCCGAAAGCGCCTCGTTCACCTTGGGATGGCGCACCGGCTCGTCGGAAGGGTCGTGCTCCAGATTCTGCTCGGAGACATAGGCGACGTATTCGCTCTCCGCATTCTCGGCGAGCAGATGGTAGAAGGGCTGATCCTTGTGGGGCCGGATCTCCTCCGGGATGGAGAGCCACCATTCCTCGGTGTTGTCGAACACGGGGTCGACGTCGAAGACCACGCCACGGAATGGGAAGTGCTTGTGGCGCACCACCTCTCCGATGCGGAACTTCGCCTGCCGCATGCCCGACCCGAACTCCGCCACCGCGGCCGGAAGCGGCATTGCGACCACGCCGTCCGGCACATGCACGTCGGCGGCGGGTTTTGCGCGCGCCTTCTCCTGACTACCCATATCCCGCCTCTTCAAATGTCCGCCGCCTCTAGTCCGGCACCCGGCCGGACGCGGCTCGTTAACGAATTCTCTCACAATCCGTAGGCTTTGCCCATTTCCGGATCCTTGGCTGCGACAATGCGGGCAAGGTCCACGATCACCTTGGCCTGCTTCCAGGTCGCATCATCCTGCATCTTGCCGTCGATCATCACCGCGCCCGCGCCGTCGGGCATGGCCGCGAGGATCTTCAGGGCGAAGGCCACCTCGCCCGGATCCGGCGAGAAGACGCGCTTGGCGATGTCGATCTGGGTGGGGTGCAGGGACCATGCGCCGACGCAGCCCTGGAGGAAGGCGTTGCGGAACTGGCTCTCGCACGCGGCGAGGTCGGAGAAGTCGCCGAACGGGCCGTAGAAAGGCTTGATGCCGTTGGCGGCGCAGGCGTCCACCATCTTGCCGACGGTGTAGTGCCACAGGTCCTGCTGGTAGCCGGCCCGCGGCTTGTCGCCATCGGCGTCGGCCAGCACCTTGTAGTCCGGATGGCCGCCGCCGACGCGGGTGGTCTTCATGGCGCGGGAGGCGGCGAGGTCCGCCGGCCCCAGGCTCATGCCGTGCATGCGGGGGGAGGCGGCGGCGATTTCCTCCACGTTCTTCACGCCCTCGGCGGTCTCGAGGATGGCGTGGATGAGGATGGGCTTGCCGATGGCATGCCGCGCCTCCAGCTGGGCGAGCAGCTGGTCCAGATAGTGGATGTCCCAGGCGCCCTCGACCTTGGGCAGCATGATCACGTCGAGCTTGTCGCCGATCTCGCCGACGATCTCGGTGATATCTTCCAGCACCCAGGGGCTGTTGAGGCAGTTGATGCGGGTCCATAGGCCGGTGTCGCCGAAGTCGGTGGCCTTGGCCATTTCGATGAAGCCCCTGCGGGCGGCTTCCTTGGCATCGGAGGGGATCGCATCTTCAAGGTTGCCAAGTACCACGTCGACCTGTCTGGCGATGTCCGGCACCTTCGCCCGCATCTTCTCGAGGTGCGGCGGCACGAAATGGATCATACGTTCGAGCCGCACGGGCAACTCGCGATAGGGCGCGGGCGCCCCGATGGCGAGCGGCTTGAAGAATTGGCGCGGCAGCTTCATCTGTTCCCCCGTGGAACCGGCGACGGGGCATCGTGCCCCGCGCCAATATGTTGAATGCAATGCAGCATAGGTGGCGCACCGGTGCAACACGACTCACGGGGATGGAGACTGAGCTCCGCTGGCTCCTCCGGTACAGGACGAGGTTCCATGATCGCGCGGCGTGACGTTCTTCTCGGCCTTGCGGGGCTCGCAGCGTCGGCGGCTCCGGTCCAGGCCCGCGATTTCTGGGGGGAGCGGCTCGCCGAGACACCCGGCGAGTTCCTGTTCGGCTATGGAACCCTCATCAACGAGCCATCGCGCACCAGCACGTCGGGGCGCCGGGTGGCGGCCGTCCCGGCGCGCATCTCCGCCGCCTTCGGCTATGTCCGCGGCTGGGTGGCGCGGTCCGGGACGCGCTCGGGCGGTGCCGGGTTCACCGCGCTGGGCCTGCGCCGGCGGGCCGAACGCGAGGCGCCGAGCTCCATCAACGGGGTGGTCTTTCCGGTGATGAGCACCGACGAGATGGCCGCCTTCGACCGGCGCGAGGGCGCCTACGACCGGGTCGAGCTGGACCCGGCGGTGATCGAGGCCATCGGCTGGCAGGGCCTGCCCCGGACCGGACGGGTCTGGGTCTACGTGCCCAAAGGCGTCGCCGGTGCGCGCGCGAGCGACCTGCGCCTGCCGGATGCGGATTTTCCCCTGCTGCAATCCTATATCGACGTGGTTCTCCAGGGCGCCATCGCCGAGGGGAGCGACTTCGCGCGGGAGCTGGTCGAGACGTCGTTCGACTGGAGCTCGTTCTGGCTGGACGACCGGCCCATCGCGCGCCGGCCGTGGGCCATGACGCCCCAGGCGGGAGCCATCGACCGGCTGCTGTCCACGGTGGAGCCGGCGGCGAGCCAGTTCCGCAACCGCCTCTATCCCGAGCTCTATGCGGCGCGCAACCTGCTGGATCAGGGCGCGCAGCAGCCCGCGCCGCGCCTCGCGCCCTGAGCCGCCCCTCCGGCGGGGCCCTTCGCCGGCGTCCGTCGCTTCCCATCGGCGGCGGCGGTGATTAAGGAGGGGCCGCGGGGCTCCCGCGATGTCCCCCCCAATGCGCCCGCGCGCAGCTTCCCGGCCACCATGAGCGATCTCTTCGGCCTCGCCTTTCCCTTTTTCGGACTGATCCTGCTTGGCTATTTCTGTGGCTGGCGGGTCAGGCTGCCGGAGACCGGCCTCGCCTGGCTGACCTTCTTCATCATCTATGTGGCGCTGCCGGCGCTGTTCTATCGCATCGTCGCGCAGACGCC
This window contains:
- a CDS encoding extracellular solute-binding protein, with amino-acid sequence MMHRRRLRTFRSLLLALPLALPGFPAAAQEPAGEAPGVAAASASVSAPSIAMRGAPDLPADFSALPYANADAPKGGRLELSMTGTFDSLNPFIIKGSAPTFIRSYVVESLMARSLDEPFTLYPLLARTVTTDGPRSFVEFSLDPRARFSSGAPVTSADVLFSFALMRDMGRPNHRLYYAKVARAEAPDAATVRFTFAEPDRELALIMGLMPVFDRSTIDRDRFEETSLTSLVGSGPYKVGAVEAGSAITLERRADYWGRDEPFNRGLYNFDQVRFTYYRDVNTEFEAFKKGLVDARFEYDPGRWETGYDFPATRSGQVVREVIPTGTPKPYSAFVFNTRRPIFSGERVRRALIELFDFEWLDRSFYHGLYQRTGSFFEGSVLASSGRKADARELALLAPFPGSVVPDVLAGTYRPPVSDGSGRDRARLRSALDLLGAAGWELRKGGLVQQGSGAPFAFEIMVATREQERLALAYASQLKRAGITAQVRFVDSVQFDARRSAYDFDMVPFAWGQSLSPGNEQAFYFGAAAADTPGTRNYMGAKSPAIDAAIAALLAAEDEDDYVAAARVLDRLLISGAYAVPLFHTPGQWLARWTRIERPARPALYGTLPETWWHAPGR
- a CDS encoding invasion associated locus B family protein; the protein is MTKTRSIAQLSAGIAATLLAVAFAGPAFSQAQPAQAPAAKPAPAKPPAAATARPPAAPAGAPAAPGGGAPGQAADAGVTSTPWQKVCNDIPDDKDPSKKRRGCALASVIIVNNQPYAQIQLSGIEGAAERSLEIFVPQGFMLQPGMRMMFDTQAVALPYTICTVQSGPICISQTIVNAEFISKMKSAKSVFLEMRNPQQRDVRLPISNADFGKVYDGPGMDAAVAQELQRKRMEAAQAAQASQQKDPEQAKKDQDTAAAIMKSWQGKQNAQ
- the hspQ gene encoding heat shock protein HspQ, encoding MRQAKFRIGEVVRHKHFPFRGVVFDVDPVFDNTEEWWLSIPEEIRPHKDQPFYHLLAENAESEYVAYVSEQNLEHDPSDEPVRHPKVNEALSADGSGGWRVRPGLVN
- a CDS encoding HpcH/HpaI aldolase/citrate lyase family protein, which encodes MKLPRQFFKPLAIGAPAPYRELPVRLERMIHFVPPHLEKMRAKVPDIARQVDVVLGNLEDAIPSDAKEAARRGFIEMAKATDFGDTGLWTRINCLNSPWVLEDITEIVGEIGDKLDVIMLPKVEGAWDIHYLDQLLAQLEARHAIGKPILIHAILETAEGVKNVEEIAAASPRMHGMSLGPADLAASRAMKTTRVGGGHPDYKVLADADGDKPRAGYQQDLWHYTVGKMVDACAANGIKPFYGPFGDFSDLAACESQFRNAFLQGCVGAWSLHPTQIDIAKRVFSPDPGEVAFALKILAAMPDGAGAVMIDGKMQDDATWKQAKVIVDLARIVAAKDPEMGKAYGL
- a CDS encoding gamma-glutamylcyclotransferase family protein, producing the protein MIARRDVLLGLAGLAASAAPVQARDFWGERLAETPGEFLFGYGTLINEPSRTSTSGRRVAAVPARISAAFGYVRGWVARSGTRSGGAGFTALGLRRRAEREAPSSINGVVFPVMSTDEMAAFDRREGAYDRVELDPAVIEAIGWQGLPRTGRVWVYVPKGVAGARASDLRLPDADFPLLQSYIDVVLQGAIAEGSDFARELVETSFDWSSFWLDDRPIARRPWAMTPQAGAIDRLLSTVEPAASQFRNRLYPELYAARNLLDQGAQQPAPRLAP